In Populus alba chromosome 4, ASM523922v2, whole genome shotgun sequence, the genomic window CAAAGGGAGGGAACTCTCCTAAGATGTCCTTGTCAATTATCAGGGaatcatatattttctttaagtgaTAGCAATGCTGGTAGAATGATATTTGATAGTAACATTTTAATATTGCAGAACAGCAAATCTCTTTCAAGTTGTTGTTTTCATAAAACATGATTCTTTACTTGCTACTTTTTTCTGGAATTTATACTGCGCCCACCTTCTAAAAGAGAGAGTACAGTGCGAAAAGAATTAGTGTGGACCTTTGCCAAATACACACCTCTCTTCTCCAGCATTGCCAATTCCTCTATTAAATACACCACCATCTTCCCTTCTGCCAGCATCCATATCTTGGTTTTCTTCTCTAGCTTCGCAATCATCATACTGCAACAACGAAATTGAATCGAATGGCATCGAAAAGAATATTGAAGGAGCTCAAGGACTTGCAGAGAGATCCCCCAACTTCATGCAGTGCAGGTAACAGGAACAGAAGGCTTGAATATAAGAACATCACGGCTCCTTCTTGTTTAGAAAGTTACTTGACTGCCTTTTGCCTATTTTTATTTCAGGTCCTGTGGCTGAGGATATGTTCCATTGGCAAGCCACCATCATAGGTCCAAATGACAGTCCCTATGCGGGTGGTGTTTTCCTTGTTACCATTCATTTCCCACCGGATTATCCTTTTAAACCTCCCAAGgtaagatgaaaagaaaaacaagtctCAAGCCCTTTCTCATGTTTAGTGTTGTCTTTCTGTCTATACCATCCGAACATGTCTATATGATGATCTTCATTGAATAATTGCAAGCAGGTTGCCTTCAGGACCAAGGTATTCCATCCAAACATAAACAGTAACGGGAACATCTGCTTGGACATACTCAAGGAACAATGGAGCCCTGCGCTCACCATATCAAAGGTGGGTTTAT contains:
- the LOC118040454 gene encoding ubiquitin-conjugating enzyme E2 10, with protein sequence MASKRILKELKDLQRDPPTSCSAGPVAEDMFHWQATIIGPNDSPYAGGVFLVTIHFPPDYPFKPPKVAFRTKVFHPNINSNGNICLDILKEQWSPALTISKVLLSICSLLTDPNPDDPLVPEIAHMCKADKIKYESTARSWTQKYAMG